Proteins encoded within one genomic window of Streptomyces taklimakanensis:
- a CDS encoding phosphatase, with the protein MPITPVPTRAELIEHLVRTRIAGDVATPRENNLDHYRRLANGDRHFWLGLELGERWSDEQDVLAVMAERCGVMDDPGHRQGQDTIDPELTVAALDRAAVELRKSAEAGHRVLFATGHPGALIDLHGRVASALRLAGCEIVRVPLGLIADQGVVVQLADIAMHERGATLWHTHSPAPMAAILDALEREGEPLPDLVFADHGWAGCAAQRGIPTVGFADCNDPALFIGEAEGTLTVTVPLDDHVVNPRYYEPLTAYLLDAAGLTPA; encoded by the coding sequence ATGCCGATAACCCCCGTCCCCACCCGCGCCGAGCTGATCGAGCACCTCGTCCGCACCCGCATCGCGGGGGACGTCGCCACCCCGCGCGAGAACAACCTGGACCACTACCGCCGGCTCGCCAACGGCGACCGGCACTTCTGGCTGGGGCTGGAACTGGGCGAACGGTGGTCCGACGAGCAGGACGTGCTGGCGGTGATGGCCGAGCGCTGCGGAGTCATGGACGACCCGGGGCACCGCCAGGGCCAGGACACCATCGACCCCGAGCTGACCGTGGCCGCCCTGGACCGGGCCGCCGTCGAGCTGCGCAAGTCGGCCGAGGCGGGACACCGGGTGCTGTTCGCCACCGGCCACCCCGGCGCCCTGATCGACCTGCACGGTCGGGTGGCGAGCGCGTTGCGCCTGGCCGGGTGCGAGATCGTCCGGGTGCCGCTGGGGCTGATCGCCGACCAGGGCGTGGTGGTGCAGTTGGCCGACATCGCCATGCACGAGCGCGGCGCGACGCTGTGGCACACCCACTCCCCCGCGCCGATGGCCGCGATCCTCGACGCCCTGGAGCGGGAGGGCGAGCCGCTGCCCGACCTGGTCTTCGCCGACCACGGCTGGGCGGGCTGCGCGGCGCAGCGCGGCATCCCCACCGTCGGCTTCGCCGACTGCAACGACCCGGCGCTCTTCATCGGCGAGGCCGAGGGCACCCTCACGGTCACCGTCCCCCTGGACGACCACGTGGTCAACCCGCGCTACTACGAGCCGCTGACGGCCTACCTGCTGGACGCGGCGGGTCTGACGCCCGCCTAG
- the speB gene encoding agmatinase, whose protein sequence is MSTDDTSTHSAMPRGPVDSSRTPRFAGPATFARLPRLDEVQGRADVAVVGVPFDSGVSYRPGARFGGNAIREASRLLRPYNPAQDASPFALAQVADAGDIAANPFDIHEAVETVEAAAGELLESGARLMTLGGDHTIALPLLRAVARKHGPVALLHFDAHLDTWDTYFGAEYTHGTPFRRAVEEGILDTSALSHVGTRGPLYGKKDLDDDAKMGFGIVTSADVMRRGVDEVADQLRQRIGDRPLYVSIDIDCLDPAHAPGTGTPEAGGMTSRELLEILRGLASCNLVSADVVEVAPAYDHAEITAVAASHTAYELTTLMSRRIAAERQERTGTESAD, encoded by the coding sequence ATGAGCACGGACGACACCAGCACGCACAGCGCCATGCCCCGAGGCCCCGTCGACTCCTCCCGGACCCCGCGCTTCGCGGGCCCGGCGACCTTCGCCCGCCTGCCGCGCCTGGACGAGGTGCAGGGCCGCGCGGACGTCGCGGTCGTCGGCGTGCCCTTCGACTCCGGCGTCTCCTACCGTCCCGGCGCCCGCTTCGGCGGCAACGCCATCCGCGAGGCGTCCCGGCTGCTGCGCCCGTACAACCCGGCCCAGGACGCCTCCCCCTTCGCGCTCGCCCAGGTGGCCGACGCGGGCGACATCGCGGCGAACCCGTTCGACATCCACGAGGCGGTCGAGACGGTCGAGGCCGCGGCCGGGGAGCTGCTGGAGAGCGGCGCCCGGCTGATGACCCTCGGCGGCGACCACACCATCGCCCTGCCCCTGCTGCGCGCGGTGGCCCGGAAGCACGGCCCCGTCGCCCTGCTCCACTTCGACGCCCACCTGGACACCTGGGACACCTACTTCGGCGCCGAGTACACCCACGGCACGCCCTTCCGGCGCGCGGTGGAGGAGGGCATCCTCGACACCTCCGCGCTCTCCCACGTCGGCACGCGCGGTCCGCTGTACGGCAAGAAGGACCTGGACGACGACGCGAAGATGGGCTTCGGCATCGTCACCTCCGCCGACGTGATGCGGCGCGGCGTGGACGAGGTGGCCGACCAGCTCAGGCAGCGCATCGGCGACCGTCCGCTGTACGTCTCCATCGACATCGACTGCCTCGACCCGGCCCACGCCCCGGGCACCGGCACGCCCGAGGCGGGCGGCATGACCTCGCGCGAGCTGCTGGAGATCCTGCGGGGGCTGGCCTCCTGCAACCTGGTCTCGGCCGACGTGGTGGAGGTGGCCCCGGCGTACGACCACGCCGAGATCACCGCGGTCGCCGCCTCCCACACCGCCTACGAGCTGACGACGCTCATGTCCCGGCGGATCGCGGCGGAGCGGCAGGAGCGGACGGGGACGGAGTCCGCCGACTGA